One stretch of Lysobacter sp. TY2-98 DNA includes these proteins:
- a CDS encoding sulfate/molybdate ABC transporter ATP-binding protein encodes MATPSLALPFATDLAPAAVKTARATGTRLTVRGLSKHYEGLAALDAVDLDVGAGELVALLGPSGSGKTTLLRVIAGLLQPDAGGVHFDDTDATRLSLRERGVGFVFQHYALFRHMTVAENIAFGLRSRPRSRRPSKGDIARRVQELLALVQLPEHGGRYPEQLSGGQKQRIALARALAIEPRVLLLDEPFGALDAKVRVELRRWLRRLHEQTGQTTLFVTHDQEEALELADRVVLLRDGRIEQVGTPAEIYDTPASAFAFDFIGRASTIDGEVRDGRFGDGHAIAALPTDSAPGRARLYFRPHDAALADAGFAGRVTDIRRLAGVTTLEVALARGGTVEVDVANDVAVPERGAAVHVKPRRYGVFPY; translated from the coding sequence ATGGCGACGCCCTCGCTCGCCCTACCGTTCGCCACTGACCTCGCGCCCGCCGCCGTGAAAACCGCCCGCGCCACCGGCACGCGCCTCACCGTGCGCGGCCTGTCCAAGCATTACGAAGGACTGGCCGCCCTCGACGCCGTCGACCTCGACGTCGGCGCGGGCGAGCTCGTCGCGCTGCTCGGGCCCTCGGGTTCCGGCAAGACCACGCTGCTGCGCGTGATCGCCGGCCTGCTGCAGCCGGACGCCGGCGGGGTGCATTTCGACGACACCGACGCGACGCGGCTCTCATTGCGCGAACGCGGCGTCGGCTTCGTGTTCCAGCACTACGCGCTGTTCCGGCACATGACCGTCGCCGAGAACATCGCGTTCGGCCTGCGCAGCCGGCCGCGGTCGCGTCGCCCGTCCAAGGGGGACATCGCGCGGCGCGTGCAGGAGCTGCTCGCGCTGGTGCAGTTGCCCGAGCACGGCGGTCGCTATCCGGAACAGCTGTCCGGTGGACAGAAGCAGCGCATCGCCCTTGCGCGCGCGCTTGCGATCGAGCCGCGTGTGCTGCTGCTCGACGAGCCGTTCGGCGCGCTCGATGCCAAGGTGCGCGTCGAACTGCGGCGCTGGTTGCGCCGTTTGCATGAGCAGACGGGGCAGACCACGCTGTTCGTTACGCATGATCAGGAAGAGGCATTGGAACTTGCCGATCGCGTGGTTCTGCTGCGCGACGGGCGCATCGAGCAGGTGGGCACGCCGGCGGAGATCTACGACACGCCCGCGTCCGCATTCGCATTCGATTTCATCGGGCGTGCGTCGACGATCGACGGCGAGGTGCGCGACGGCCGCTTCGGCGACGGGCACGCGATCGCCGCGTTGCCGACGGACAGCGCCCCCGGTCGCGCGCGCCTGTACTTCCGGCCGCACGATGCGGCTTTAGCCGATGCGGGCTTCGCCGGGCGCGTCACCGACATCCGCCGTCTGGCGGGCGTCACCACGCTGGAGGTCGCGCTGGCGCGCGGCGGGACGGTGGAGGTGGACGTCGCCAACGATGTCGCGGTGCCGGAGCGCGGCGCGGCGGTGCATGTGAAGCCGCGGCGGTACGGGGTGTTTCCGTACTGA
- the hemB gene encoding porphobilinogen synthase, giving the protein MSYPYVRPRRMRRDEFSRRLMRETVLTAGDLIYPVFVHELSGRAPIASMPGVERLSVDELLRVAEQAVELRIPALALFPVTAPEAKSLDAAAAWDDEGLVQRAVFALKSRFPELGVITDVALDPYTSHGQDGLIDENGYVLNDETVDALVKQALSHARAGADIVAPSDMMDGRIGEIRAALEMDDHIHTRILAYSAKYASAFYGPFRDAVGSATALGKADKKTYQMDPANSDEALREVSLDLAEGADMIMIKPGLPYLDIVRRVKDEFGAPTFVYQVSGEYAMLKAASMNGWLDEKKVALEALTSIKRAGADGVLTYYALDAARWMREGA; this is encoded by the coding sequence ATGAGCTACCCCTACGTGCGACCGCGGCGGATGCGCCGCGACGAGTTCTCGCGCCGCCTGATGCGCGAGACGGTTCTCACCGCCGGCGACCTGATCTACCCGGTGTTCGTCCACGAACTGTCCGGCCGCGCGCCGATCGCATCGATGCCCGGCGTCGAGCGGCTGTCGGTCGACGAACTGCTGCGCGTCGCCGAGCAGGCCGTCGAGCTGCGCATTCCCGCGCTCGCGCTGTTTCCGGTCACCGCGCCGGAGGCGAAGTCGCTCGACGCCGCCGCCGCGTGGGACGACGAAGGCCTCGTGCAGCGCGCGGTGTTCGCGCTGAAGTCGCGCTTCCCCGAACTCGGCGTGATCACCGACGTCGCGCTCGACCCGTACACCTCGCACGGTCAGGACGGCCTGATCGACGAGAACGGCTACGTGCTCAACGACGAAACCGTCGATGCGCTGGTGAAGCAGGCGCTGAGCCACGCACGCGCCGGCGCCGACATCGTCGCGCCCAGCGACATGATGGACGGCCGCATCGGCGAGATCCGCGCCGCGCTGGAGATGGACGACCACATCCACACGCGCATCCTCGCCTACAGCGCGAAGTACGCGAGCGCGTTCTACGGCCCGTTCCGCGACGCCGTCGGCAGCGCGACGGCACTCGGCAAGGCCGACAAGAAGACCTACCAGATGGACCCCGCGAACAGCGACGAAGCGCTGCGCGAAGTCTCGCTGGATCTCGCCGAAGGCGCCGACATGATCATGATCAAGCCGGGCCTGCCCTACCTCGACATCGTGCGTCGCGTGAAGGATGAATTCGGCGCGCCCACGTTCGTGTATCAGGTGAGCGGCGAGTACGCGATGCTAAAGGCGGCATCGATGAACGGCTGGCTCGACGAGAAGAAGGTCGCGCTCGAGGCCCTGACGTCGATCAAACGCGCAGGTGCGGACGGCGTGCTGACGTATTACGCGCTGGATGCGGCGCGGTGGATGCGCGAGGGCGCGTAA
- a CDS encoding TolB-like protein — protein sequence MRTVHHRSRGVAVVLATLFIAMPCTAFAPWGMEGVGVVSTRDTEIRATVSPDGSMIVWGSPDRAGGPGGWDLWRARRIDGRWQNPQPLELDTPAKEFDPMFSADGRWLYFFSDRVGGQGGDDLYRAPVAADGAIGAAENLGPGVNTRGDEWAPTPSRDGRRLLFASDGQPGARRHDLFVATWNGKAFVDAKTVPGIATDADEFDGTWIGDGDGLVFARSADVESKPIRLYVATCRAKAYGDAVPMAVAFNTADAWTLAPAIDWNRPVEMLISGAAPSPKAGKLDIYRVLTPVVRGDGSCG from the coding sequence GTGCGCACCGTACACCACCGATCCCGCGGCGTCGCCGTGGTCCTCGCCACACTGTTCATCGCCATGCCCTGCACGGCGTTCGCGCCGTGGGGCATGGAAGGCGTGGGCGTGGTGTCCACGCGCGACACCGAGATCCGCGCGACGGTCAGCCCTGATGGCTCGATGATCGTCTGGGGCAGCCCCGATCGCGCGGGCGGACCGGGCGGCTGGGACCTCTGGCGCGCGCGTCGCATCGACGGCCGCTGGCAGAACCCGCAGCCGCTCGAACTCGACACGCCCGCCAAGGAATTCGATCCGATGTTCAGCGCGGACGGGCGCTGGCTCTACTTCTTCTCCGATCGCGTCGGCGGGCAAGGCGGCGACGATCTCTATCGCGCGCCGGTCGCGGCGGATGGGGCGATCGGCGCTGCCGAAAACCTCGGCCCGGGCGTCAACACGCGCGGCGACGAATGGGCGCCGACGCCGAGTCGCGACGGTCGCCGCCTGTTGTTCGCGAGCGACGGACAACCCGGCGCGCGTCGTCACGACCTGTTCGTGGCGACGTGGAACGGCAAGGCGTTCGTCGATGCGAAGACCGTTCCGGGGATCGCGACGGACGCCGATGAATTCGATGGCACGTGGATCGGGGATGGCGACGGGCTGGTGTTCGCGCGATCCGCAGATGTCGAGTCGAAGCCGATCCGCCTCTATGTCGCGACGTGTCGCGCGAAGGCGTATGGCGACGCCGTGCCGATGGCGGTGGCGTTCAATACCGCGGATGCGTGGACGCTCGCGCCGGCGATCGATTGGAATCGTCCGGTGGAGATGTTGATCAGCGGTGCGGCGCCGTCACCGAAGGCGGGGAAGCTCGACATCTATCGGGTGCTTACGCCGGTGGTGAGGGGGGATGGGAGTTGTGGGTGA
- the aroE gene encoding shikimate dehydrogenase, whose translation MHRNRFAVFGHPVAHSRSPFIHAAFAAQCGIDLEYTRVDATPDDFVQALADFAQDGGRGANVTLPHKNAAAMLCATRSERAERAGAVNTLVRLDDVDGAARWHGDNTDGVGLVRDLRDRHGVALEGACLLLIGAGGAAAGVAPALLDAGVATLAITNRSTDRLSALAERLADHRVVASPWSMHASLDTDATPDTRPIDIVINTTSAARSDADVTWPFPAALSNGWTAVDLGYGDTARAFLDAATQAGAATCIDGLGMLVEQAAESFRLWHGVMPDTAPVYAALRHDRDRT comes from the coding sequence ATGCACCGTAACCGATTCGCCGTGTTCGGCCACCCCGTCGCGCATTCGCGGTCGCCGTTCATCCATGCGGCGTTCGCGGCGCAGTGTGGCATCGACCTCGAGTACACCCGCGTCGATGCGACGCCCGACGACTTCGTGCAGGCGCTCGCAGATTTCGCGCAGGACGGTGGCCGCGGCGCGAACGTCACCCTGCCGCACAAGAATGCGGCCGCGATGCTGTGCGCGACGCGCAGCGAACGCGCCGAGCGCGCGGGTGCGGTGAACACGCTGGTGCGTCTCGACGATGTCGATGGCGCAGCGAGGTGGCATGGCGACAACACCGACGGCGTCGGCTTGGTGCGCGACCTGCGCGATCGCCACGGCGTCGCGCTCGAGGGCGCGTGTCTTCTGCTGATCGGTGCGGGCGGTGCGGCTGCGGGCGTGGCACCGGCCTTGCTCGATGCGGGCGTCGCGACGCTGGCGATCACCAATCGTTCGACGGATCGACTGTCGGCGCTCGCCGAGCGTCTTGCGGATCACCGCGTCGTCGCCTCGCCTTGGTCAATGCACGCGTCACTCGACACCGATGCGACGCCCGATACGCGACCCATCGACATCGTCATCAACACCACGTCCGCCGCGCGCAGCGATGCGGACGTGACGTGGCCGTTTCCCGCCGCATTGTCGAACGGCTGGACCGCCGTCGACCTCGGTTACGGCGACACGGCGCGCGCGTTCCTCGACGCCGCCACGCAAGCTGGCGCCGCCACATGCATCGACGGCCTCGGCATGCTGGTCGAGCAGGCTGCAGAAAGCTTCCGCCTGTGGCACGGCGTCATGCCCGACACCGCGCCGGTCTACGCCGCGTTGCGCCACGATCGCGATCGCACGTGA
- a CDS encoding YkgJ family cysteine cluster protein translates to MTAFACRAGCAACCIAPSISSPIPGMPQGKPAGVPCVQLDAHLRCRLFGDPRRPAVCASLQPSASMCGLDRDDALRRLARLETDTAPY, encoded by the coding sequence GTGACCGCGTTCGCGTGTCGCGCCGGCTGCGCGGCCTGCTGCATCGCGCCGTCGATCAGCTCGCCGATCCCGGGCATGCCGCAGGGCAAGCCTGCGGGCGTGCCCTGCGTGCAGCTCGATGCGCATCTGCGTTGCCGCCTGTTCGGCGACCCGCGACGGCCGGCGGTGTGCGCGTCGCTGCAACCGTCCGCGTCGATGTGCGGCCTCGATCGCGACGACGCACTGCGCAGGCTCGCGCGCCTCGAAACGGACACCGCGCCTTACTGA
- a CDS encoding DUF3465 domain-containing protein: protein MRRPATLVTLLLAAGAAWVAARGPLSRAPSSPAAVPGHADAADAERAPRPRGRDASSTGDSVLAAVRAHAQDAPVDGHGEVVRMLADDREGNPHQRFLLRLDDGTTVLVAHNIALAPRLDGLAVGDRVDFRGDYVWNPKGGALHWTHRDPHGSHRDGWLRWRGRTYQ, encoded by the coding sequence GTGCGTCGACCTGCGACCCTCGTCACGCTGTTGCTTGCCGCCGGCGCCGCCTGGGTCGCCGCGCGTGGACCGCTTTCGCGCGCGCCGTCGTCGCCAGCGGCCGTGCCCGGTCATGCGGACGCGGCGGACGCCGAACGCGCGCCACGTCCACGCGGGCGGGACGCATCGTCGACCGGCGATTCGGTGCTCGCCGCCGTCCGTGCGCATGCGCAGGACGCGCCGGTCGACGGTCATGGCGAGGTCGTGCGTATGCTCGCCGACGACCGCGAAGGCAACCCGCACCAGCGTTTCCTGCTGCGCCTCGACGACGGCACCACCGTGCTGGTCGCGCACAACATCGCGCTGGCGCCGCGACTGGACGGGCTCGCCGTCGGTGACCGCGTCGACTTCCGCGGCGACTACGTCTGGAATCCGAAAGGCGGTGCGCTGCACTGGACCCACCGCGATCCGCACGGCAGTCATCGGGACGGCTGGCTGCGCTGGCGCGGCCGCACCTATCAGTAA
- a CDS encoding DUF58 domain-containing protein, which yields MSASRTRLPRPATPLFVLLAAWSAIGAAALLSYVDRDAWVWAGIALGTLTVVDALGLLRLRPPNVRREMPETWPVGVETGVTLHFDDVVPRRFTADVFDLHPGSWRVRDLPRRIELRRGVETSIDYRLTPQERGDFNFDGVQLRVRSPWRLLWRDVVVGRAQHVRVFPNFAPLAKFAMFSADQASRLVGAHIKRRRGEGTDFHQMRDYRVGDSMRQIDWKATARTRRLISREYQDERNQQVMLMLDTGRRLLARDDAMSHFDHVLDAALVVAWLALRQGDGVGLLASGGDAAWVPPQRGAAAIDRLMRATYALQPRPVATDFLAAATEIALRQQRRSLVMMVTNLRDEDMDDVLAAVQLLRRRHLVCIASLREAALDTALAADVGDLPGALTAGATAQYLARRAEAHDALRSHGVLVLDVTCAQLPAALVEKYLSVKRDGLL from the coding sequence GTGAGTGCTTCGCGCACCCGGCTTCCGCGTCCTGCGACGCCGCTGTTCGTGCTGCTCGCCGCGTGGTCGGCGATCGGTGCGGCGGCGCTGCTGTCGTATGTCGATCGCGACGCGTGGGTGTGGGCGGGCATCGCACTCGGAACGCTGACGGTTGTCGATGCGCTCGGCCTGTTGCGGCTGCGCCCGCCGAACGTGCGGCGCGAGATGCCGGAGACCTGGCCGGTCGGCGTGGAAACCGGTGTCACGCTGCATTTCGACGACGTCGTGCCGCGTCGGTTCACGGCCGACGTCTTCGACCTGCATCCGGGTAGTTGGCGCGTGCGTGACCTGCCGCGTCGTATCGAGTTGCGACGCGGCGTCGAGACCTCGATCGACTACAGGCTGACGCCGCAGGAACGCGGCGACTTCAACTTCGACGGCGTGCAACTGCGCGTGCGGTCACCTTGGCGCCTGCTGTGGCGCGATGTCGTCGTCGGCCGCGCGCAGCACGTGCGCGTGTTCCCCAATTTCGCGCCGCTGGCCAAGTTCGCGATGTTCAGTGCCGACCAGGCATCGCGACTGGTCGGCGCGCACATCAAGCGCCGTCGCGGCGAGGGCACCGACTTCCACCAGATGCGCGACTACCGCGTCGGCGATTCGATGCGGCAGATCGACTGGAAGGCGACGGCACGCACGCGTCGCCTGATCTCGCGCGAGTACCAGGACGAGCGCAACCAGCAGGTCATGCTGATGCTCGACACCGGTCGCCGACTGCTCGCGCGCGATGACGCGATGAGCCATTTCGACCACGTGCTGGACGCCGCGCTGGTCGTTGCGTGGCTGGCGCTGCGGCAGGGCGACGGCGTCGGTCTGCTCGCCAGCGGCGGTGATGCCGCGTGGGTGCCGCCCCAGCGCGGCGCCGCGGCGATCGATCGCCTGATGCGCGCGACCTATGCGCTGCAACCGCGACCCGTCGCCACCGACTTCCTCGCGGCCGCAACCGAAATCGCGCTGCGTCAGCAGCGACGGTCGCTGGTGATGATGGTCACCAACCTGCGCGACGAGGACATGGACGACGTGCTCGCGGCGGTGCAGCTGCTGCGTCGTCGCCATCTCGTCTGCATCGCCAGCCTGCGCGAAGCCGCGCTCGACACCGCGCTGGCCGCCGACGTCGGCGACCTGCCCGGCGCACTCACCGCCGGCGCCACGGCGCAATACCTTGCGCGCCGCGCCGAAGCGCATGACGCGCTGCGCAGCCACGGCGTGCTCGTGCTCGACGTCACCTGCGCGCAGTTGCCCGCTGCGTTGGTCGAGAAGTATCTGTCGGTGAAGCGCGACGGGCTGCTGTAG
- a CDS encoding MoxR family ATPase: MTDTAATPLTGDALAESAARLRDAVSGAFIGQPDVLEQILVALLAGGHVLIEGVPGLGKTLLVRALAQAIDCQHARVQFTPDLMPSDISGHAVWDPKTETFSIRRGPVFTNLLLADEINRAPAKTQAALLEAMAERQVTIEGQSFQLPPPFMALATQNPLEHEGTYPLPEAQLDRFLLKVLIGYPSRADEVRMVADVSRGAASTFDLSSVPRVLGPDDIVAMQNATAQLHVDDAIVDYAVRIAASTRDWAGIALGAGPRGSIALVRCARAQAVLSGRDFVTPDDVREVALPALRHRIGLSPELQLEGQSTDTVLKALLARVEAPRQ, from the coding sequence ATGACCGATACCGCTGCCACCCCGCTCACCGGCGACGCGCTCGCCGAGTCCGCCGCGCGCCTGCGCGACGCGGTGTCCGGCGCCTTCATCGGGCAGCCCGACGTGCTCGAACAGATCCTCGTCGCGCTGCTCGCCGGCGGCCACGTGCTCATCGAAGGCGTGCCCGGTCTCGGCAAGACGCTGCTGGTGCGCGCGCTCGCGCAGGCCATCGACTGCCAGCACGCGCGCGTGCAGTTCACGCCCGACCTCATGCCCAGCGACATCAGCGGCCACGCGGTGTGGGATCCGAAGACGGAGACGTTCTCGATCCGTCGCGGCCCGGTGTTCACCAACCTGCTGCTCGCCGACGAGATCAACCGCGCGCCAGCGAAGACGCAGGCCGCGTTGCTCGAAGCGATGGCCGAGCGCCAGGTCACGATCGAGGGCCAGAGCTTCCAGTTGCCGCCACCGTTCATGGCGCTGGCCACGCAGAACCCGCTCGAACACGAAGGCACGTATCCACTGCCCGAAGCGCAGCTCGACCGCTTCCTGCTCAAGGTCCTGATCGGCTATCCGTCGCGTGCGGACGAAGTGCGCATGGTGGCCGACGTCAGCCGCGGCGCGGCGAGCACGTTCGATCTCTCCAGCGTGCCGCGCGTGCTCGGCCCGGACGACATCGTCGCCATGCAGAACGCGACCGCGCAGCTGCACGTCGACGACGCGATCGTCGACTACGCCGTGCGCATCGCGGCGAGCACGCGCGACTGGGCCGGCATCGCGCTGGGCGCCGGGCCGCGCGGTTCGATCGCACTGGTGCGCTGCGCGCGGGCGCAGGCGGTGCTGTCCGGCCGTGATTTCGTGACGCCGGACGACGTGCGCGAAGTCGCGCTGCCCGCGCTGCGCCATCGCATCGGCCTGTCGCCGGAGCTGCAACTCGAAGGCCAGTCCACCGACACCGTGCTGAAGGCGCTGCTCGCGCGCGTGGAAGCACCGCGCCAGTGA
- a CDS encoding DUF4350 domain-containing protein — protein MKRLHLLLIVLGAGLVAAIVAWWLHTYERSEEWIDLPRTGEAVTNPLFGLRVALEKDGRRAHTWRRLSLDAMHPASNDTVLYDGDLRSLATPTRDALLDWVRRGGHLIVAVPAADAAFGAFVRHAEDRGDDKHIAVPLLDDIGVRVRRGTGGCVGDGDTAIYELCSTRRFDPPAGTAQHLGDDEGDVLARVRVGNGSIDVVGSLEFLDTDHLQRRANAAFAHQLISGGDVHGVVHLVHSSDMPSLWLMMLRRGWPVWLPLTLLLAGWLWARMRRFGPQIPSPALERRSLLEHVAASGQHQWRYGSADVLHAALLDAFQARLRRRDPQAAALEGHLQVLRLVERTGLSEAQVTDALTPPDPRDAKALVTRIATLVRMRNRL, from the coding sequence ATGAAGCGGCTGCACCTCCTGCTGATCGTGCTGGGTGCGGGCCTGGTCGCGGCGATCGTCGCGTGGTGGCTGCACACCTACGAACGCAGCGAGGAATGGATCGATCTGCCGCGCACCGGCGAGGCGGTGACCAACCCGCTGTTCGGCCTGCGCGTCGCCTTGGAGAAGGACGGCCGTCGCGCACACACGTGGCGCCGCCTATCGCTCGACGCCATGCACCCGGCGTCGAACGACACCGTGCTGTACGACGGCGACCTGCGCAGCCTGGCGACACCGACGCGCGATGCCTTGCTCGACTGGGTGCGTCGCGGCGGTCATCTCATCGTCGCCGTGCCGGCGGCTGATGCCGCGTTCGGCGCCTTCGTCCGTCACGCCGAAGATCGCGGCGACGACAAGCACATCGCGGTGCCGCTGCTCGATGACATTGGCGTGCGCGTGCGTCGCGGCACCGGCGGCTGCGTGGGCGACGGCGACACCGCGATCTACGAGCTCTGCAGCACGCGACGCTTCGACCCGCCGGCCGGCACCGCGCAGCACCTGGGCGATGACGAGGGCGACGTGCTCGCACGCGTGCGCGTCGGCAACGGCAGCATCGACGTGGTCGGCTCGCTGGAATTCCTCGACACCGACCACCTGCAACGTCGCGCCAATGCGGCGTTCGCCCACCAGCTGATCTCCGGCGGCGACGTGCACGGCGTCGTGCATCTGGTGCACAGCAGCGACATGCCGTCGCTGTGGCTGATGATGCTGCGTCGCGGCTGGCCGGTGTGGCTGCCGCTGACGCTGCTGCTCGCAGGCTGGCTGTGGGCGCGCATGCGCCGCTTCGGTCCGCAGATTCCGTCGCCGGCGCTCGAGCGTCGCTCGCTGCTCGAACACGTCGCCGCGAGCGGCCAGCACCAGTGGCGCTACGGAAGCGCCGATGTGCTGCACGCGGCGCTGCTCGATGCGTTCCAGGCGCGCCTGCGCCGCCGCGATCCGCAGGCGGCCGCGCTCGAAGGCCACCTGCAGGTGCTGCGGCTGGTCGAGCGCACCGGCCTGTCGGAAGCGCAGGTCACCGACGCCCTAACTCCTCCCGATCCGCGTGACGCGAAAGCGCTCGTCACGCGCATCGCCACTCTTGTCCGCATGAGAAACCGGCTATGA